A window of Pleuronectes platessa chromosome 20, fPlePla1.1, whole genome shotgun sequence genomic DNA:
TCGATCATAATCATTATTCAGAAAGGAGATAGGATAGAATATTATACAATTCATTTCACGTATCTCTTCTTACAGGTGGGACATTGTGCCATTGGTATGTGATGATTTTAGTCACTTTACATTCAAATTCAGGCCCATTTTCTTACATGTCAAATAATCATTGGTTTTGGTTTCTCCTGCTGTGCCGTAGGAATCGTGAGGACGTCTGTGATTGTAACCGGGGTTCAAGTGTGTTCACGGATTTTCATGGTTTGGTTcatcaccaacagcatcagacAGGTGACGTAtaataaacacaatttatttctCAGTGAGAAAATGCacaaaaataagttttattACCAGCACAGATACAGTAGAATGTATATATGCAATCTAATATACTGTAGCTCTGTAATCTCAAGTAAGTTCTGGGACTCTGGGTCTAGAGTCTTATCAAATGAAGCTTCTTTTcacagtttattttgttttataccTTCAACACTTCTTATCTTTGCTCagatacattcacacacaggtaACAGGAGcatcaacagcagcaggtttgaCTCATGCAAACATCTCACTTTGCCATTTCCCTGATTTAACTGAAGATCCAGAATGAAGAGAGCGTAATCCTATTCCTGGTCGTGTGGACGGTGACGGAGATCACCAGATATTCCTACTACACATTCAACCTGCTCCACCACCTGCCGTACTTCATCAAATGGGCCAGGTGGAGAATAGCAGTGCCCCGAGGCTGGGATGAGCTTGAATTGTCATTAATGAGTCGGACATTGTGTCCGAGCATGTCTTGTGTGTGGTAAACTCCAGGAAGTAGCcgattcatgtgtgtgtgtattaggtGTCGCTCGGCTAACACAGGGAGAACCAGCATGTGTTTGGTTATTGATTAGCACCTTGTTAGCTGTTCTCTGTCTGGGTGAACTAACTACCAACACTGATAATGATGAACCTAATCATTTTAGGGTTTAATCcgatattttaattattaactGTAGATTAAAGGCAAAACAAATGATCGTTTATaatgttaaagtttttttttctacctaCAACTGCAAGATTGGATATAAAAATCCATGTTGATTaattaaaaatggaaaaatatacaGTTTTGAATCCAAACATCCTTATTTTGAAGCATGACAAGGACAACAAGGAGACATTTCTCACGATGAGTGACATGTCGTGATGGTGGACACATCTCCGGGCCGCCGGGTGAGGTGACCCACTGCTCTCTACTGTATGAAGAGCTCTTGTGACGTGGCAGTCTAGCCGGGCGTCGCCTCGCTACAGTAGCTCAGCTGAAATTGGAGTCGCTGGGCGGTCAGCTGTACACATTGATATCTGTCCAGCACCCAGGCctggcaagagagagagagagagagagagagagagatggtgcaTCAAAAAAGTGAAATTCAAGGATTTCATCAACTCGTACTTTGTGAGACGATCTCTGGGTTTCGACTTATTTAAATATTCGTCCCCCTCTTGTGTGTCGTGTAATCATCAGGTGATAATTCATTTTTCCTTGAAAGCctcctgtgttttgttttattttgctccGACCggccctctcctccctccccccccacccctcgccTCTTTCTTTAAGCATGGCGGAGACGCCAGGCCCCCGGAGAGGGGCTCATGTTCAGCTGCTCCCGTTTTTAAGACCATCTGTTTTGGTCATGGAATGTTCGCCCAACATTTCTCTCACATCCGTTGAGACGCTCCCCCGAGCCTTTGCTCCGCTCTTGACTAAGTACAGGATCTCCTGCGGTCCTGAGTCATGGCACATGTCGCACCCGGGAGGCCTGGAGCCGTCACCAAGTCGCCAGCTCACACTTTAGTGCAGGGGCCGACCTTTGCAGAGAGAAAGACGAGAAGATGACAGTTTGTGAATCGTTTTTTGCACCTCGGGAGTTTTACAAAGAGACATTCCCTTCAACCCCAATCTCTCTTTTATGAGTTTTATGGGACCAGAGTTTGATGTGCCGTTCTTAACCAGTCTATAAAAGTACAGCCGACATGCACAGTAAACATCAGTTATCATCCAAACACAAGGGACtttgtgtgtatgcatttgtgtgtgtgtgtgtgtgtgtgtgtgtatgccaaGTTGTCAAAATCTATCCAAGGCCGCTGTCAGTCGACCATTTAGTGCAGCGATCCAGTTGCTGACAGTTGTCGGAGGGCGAAGCTTTGCTCACTACCTCATCGTGCCACAATAAACCTTCTTTTCACCGggcaacaaagtgtgtgtgtgtgtgtgtgggggcttGTTTGAccatgcatgtgagtgtgttaaCATCCCtgtacatgtgagtgtgtgtgtatgtgtgtgacacgCTTCTGGATTTTAAATACAtgcctctctcttttccttcccaGATACAACCTCTTCATCGTCCTGTACCCTCTGGGAGTCGTTGGAGAGCTGTTCACCATTTACGCCGCCCTGCCGTTTGTGCGCAGGTCCGGGATGTACTCCATGAGGCTTCCCAACAAGTACAACGTGTCGTTTGACTACTACTACTGCCTCATCGCCGTCATGCTGTCCTACATCCCACGTAAGCAGCGTTTTCACTTTGACACCGTTTTTTTTTAGCCTTGGGGATTATGCCCTGGGACCCGTGAGCCGCAACTTCCCTGCTGCAGAAAATAAAGCTAACGTGCTCTGTTCTAAATAAGAGGCCAGGGATTTGTGATTTAAAATAGTCGAGGAGTTGACAGCATAGAAAAACTTTTAATCGTTTATACTCTAGATTGTCTACTGAAGATAATTGAAGGTAAATTTGTTTCAGATATTAGTTCAAATATAAAATGACCATATAAAATGTCATGAAAATCCCGTCCTCTCATCAAACTGTCCCCCCCAGTGATTTATAACATGGACCAGTGCATTTTAAAGAGAGGGATATTTCGGAATATGAGGTATGAGAGAAGTGTTGCATCACTATATCTTCAGTATCATCATGATGCTTCTACTGGGAAGCAATTAAACAGTTTTCCTACAATATTCAACCTAATTTCACTTGTTAAATTTTGTCTCATCCACTGATTGATGTTTGAGGACTCATCTTATACTTGTACACCTGAACAATATCCAGTACAAGACAGTAGCCTGTTTTTAGATGTTTTATTGAAACTATATACAAAGATGTATATATTGTAATTGGCATATTGTATATTAATTGTTTCATAAAAATACATCCAGTGTCCTGCTTGTCTCTCAGAATTAGGTCCAGGTTGTGTTCACAGTTGTGTGTGCGTTACAGTTGTGTTTTTCAGGTTTAATTCAGCTCTAAAGCCGCTTTCAGACGTGAACTCTGGATAAATGTCCCGGATTAAAGTATTTATTCTATGATTcgtccttttttttcttgttcccCAGTGTTTCCTCAGCTGTTCTTCCACATGCTGCGGCAGAGGAGAAGGGTGCTTCACGGGGAGGTCATCGTGGAGAAGGACGTCTAGACGTGCACCACCTCGGGCCTTCGTTTGAGCCAGcctgcctccacctccctcaccctcacccctcctcccccaccgCTCACATCATCGCCGTTAACACTATACATTGCACAGGACGGGACGGGCCGCGGAGAGGACGGCGGCCACCAGCGATAACTCCTCCTAAGTTGTTTCTTTACAGGTTTGATCCCTAACCTGAGTGATTATATAGGAAACATGTTTACGATCCAAACCAGTGTTACTGGAGCTGGAGACGGAAGCCTGGCGTTGTGTCTCAGCACAAATTTACCCATCAGCCTCGCCGCGTCTTGTTGCACCAAACATGAAAAACACGATCCACCACACTTGCGGGagaaatttgaaatgaaacatggGAAGAAGTTTGTAAGTTGTAAGAGTCCCAGTGTCACCTCCTATCTGACAAAATTTgcccttttttaattttttttcaggTGTATTCCACCACCACAGGTTTTATACAAACATAGAGTGGCTGTAAAACAGGTTTCAAAAAGAGCAAAATATTCATCATATCAATAAATCTACATTTAGACAATACAGTGCTTCTTTTGTGTACGTTTGTTTTACCTTTATGTGTAAATGATGCAATGTGAAAAAAGCAGGTATATTTCTTAACAAGATGATTTATTCACATACCGTATCACTAAGAGCGAACCCAGCTCAAACTTAAAACGTTTTGTCTCACTAGGCTCGACTCCTGCGTTACTTCATGTTGCCTGGATGTTCACTGTGTCAGACTCATTTACAGGAGTGCAATTTGAGTCATTGCAAAAGTCGCAGCGCTGCAATTCAGATTTAACGCGAGCGTCTCCAGTCgctgtttctgttttgttttttaaccgaGAACCTGATGTCTGTGTTGATACAGAGGTAGTTAGATTCCCTTCCTACAAAAGGTGCTATTGTAAGATCCTTTCACTCTTCTGTGCAGCTGAAGGACGGACTGTAAATTAGAGTTTTGacctgcagcaggatgtgaaaaCGATTGAGAGGACATGTAAGTTAGTTGATGAACTGCATAGGCAACTGCATATCTAAGAAAACCAACCGCTTTGCATATACTCTGGGTTAGAGAGGAGAAAAACTATAAAAGTAAATGTCAGGAAAAACATTAGAAATGtgaaaatacctttttttttttgtgcaaaatcAATAAACTAAATCCTACAATACTGTGGAGAGCTTGGTGATGACCTTCACACATTATTTAAGCAGAAATTTAAAGTATCAGTAATCGAATATCTGAACGTGTGtgaaaatgtataaacaaaacaattaacaaACATTTCTCGggttttacatatttatttttgagtGTTTCCTTCATCTTccttaatatttaaaatcaaatgtttttgttgtttttgttaaaacAGGAAATACCTGAGGGCAGAAAATGGTACATTTTCTATTTGTAGGTAGGATCCACAGAttctcaaatatatatataaacatacatatGTCTGTAGTAAGGACAAATAAATCTCATAATCACAAAATACTGCATCATCATACACAGAGTATTAAACTGTAACATTTgatttggactttttttttctgtttttgtgtaaatACTTCATTAATTCGTACTCATATAAATGAAAATGCTATATAGACATTCGTGAGGTTAGATACCAGTTCCTCAAAGATAGCACATCAGCTACATGTATTTGTACCTTTTATATTCTCTTTAATAAAACACATGTCACATGCTATATAAAGCACTATGGTTAAGTCCATTTGGCTTCATAGAATTTGTTTTCCTACAAAAGTTGCATAATGATATATACATTCAGATACTCAGTTGCTCATAGAATACAGTTTCATTGAATGCATCTCAAATAaccataaaaaatataattaccaAATTGTCAATATACATATTGATGATTTGgtaatttgaaaaaataaaaactctccTCCGTCTGTGGTCGCCCTGCTGTATTGCACTTGCTGGTGAAGTTGGACTTGTTTTCACTCTGGAGGAGAAAGGCATCTCTTCAGTGTCGGAGAGACATTATTCCGCTGCAGCCCCCGGCTCATTTGAaatttgtccctctgctctctccgTAAGGACTCTCTCCATGAGCTGCGTCCGTGGACCTTTCCTACACAGGGGAAGTCTAGCTGCTCACTGCAAGCTCGCTGGCAAGACATCGCTATGATCCGGGCGATCGTAGAAGAACTTCAGAAAAAGATACAGAACAATATTAGGACACACAATTTCTGAGCAAGAAGATAACAGatgcagagaaaacaaaacaaaagcgtgcacagaaaagacaaaaatggACGTACGAGCCTCCGCTTCCATCTCACAGATGAAGCTTATGAGATCTTCACAGAGGAAATCGTTCCATAACCCTTCATGGATGAGCCCCGCACAGTCTTCTCCTGTTTCATGCCCATGGCCCCAGTTGTCAGGCTGACCCGGCTTCCACTTCCTGCAGGCAAACAACAGGGGGCGATCTTACATCACATTATTACATCTGCAGTTGTGGTTGAAAcccaaagaaaaaagaaggaggaATTCCAGGATTGAGTATTTCTTTATCTACAGTACTATGATACAAGTGCAGATCCCAGGTTTCTGCTTTTTAGATTTGATTTAATGCTGGTGCGATGAATTACACAACTTTCAATGTTTGCCTCAATGTTGGATTAATGCCTATGTTGTCCAGAGTTCAAAAAGATAAGTCCCTGCTTTCATTGGACCTTGTGTAAATGACGGTTGAATGGATTTTAAGGTCTTTTGtttgcaggagcagcaggattGAGAAATGGGAGTTTTGCAAGTCAAGAAGTACCATTAAGTTTGAGATTTTCACAGGAATGCAAGTGTTTATTTGGTGTTATTTCATGGAACTGCAGAACCCGCGGCTTAATCTTTAAATTTCTATGCTCAGtgcttgttattattattggaaagcagtgttttttttatgcccTGAAATGAGATCTCCATCCCAGGAACAGAAAATCTTTCCTATGATAGATTTTTGATTTAATACTGACGTGAAAGCAGGTTGAGTCCCGTCCAACCAGCGccacacactctcctcctccctgtcggTCAGACCCATCCAGAAATAACCTTTTCCAAACGCCTGCTTCTGCAGCCAAGTCTGAGGTCACACAAGGAGAGAAACCATCGTTACCTGACACATTACGGAGCAATGACACACATGTAAATAGATCCGATTAGGGAATTTAATTTATTGGGACAGAGATGGAGTCATAACTAGTCACCTGTTCCTCCATGTCGCTGATGATCAGCAGCGAAGCAGATTTGGATTTGCACGTCGCTCTCGCGTCATCGAAACTGTGCAGGTCTTTGGAGAAAAAGTAGCACTTGTCTCTGAAGTTTACCCACTCGGCCGGGCATCCTGCAAAACATGGAGCGATTGCATTTACCAAATTGAAAGGCATCACCAGGGAGATCCACTCCAAAATTGAATGTGGTCGCTTCCCAGCCCTCCACAAGATTTCATGGTAAACAGTTTTTgcctaatcctgctaacaaacaaacaagcatacGAAAACAATACCTTCACGGCAGAGGCAAGGAGAAGATTAATACTTATCTCTTCTGTATGGTAAATACGGAATGAAGCTACAGTCAGCAGGTATATTTGCTACCACCCATCACTTATCACAAAGCTCCTGCTGCTGGTAGGGGGATTTCGTTCCCTGACAgacaggctagctgtttcccatTGTTCCCAGCACTAGCTAAACTAAGATAAGCAAAAAGATAATCTAAGATAACCAGTTCCTGCAAGTAACTTTCTATTTGACAGAAAGAATATTTGAATATGTTAAATCTTTCGACATACATTATTATGTCTTTCTATATATTGTCATGCTAGCTGACTCAACGCAATATTTTAGGATGACAAAAGAAGCAACTTATATTATTTGATTTCTACATCAGAGCAAATATGTTATGACAAAAAGAATGAGGAAAAATTACCAGGAGCCCACAGCGTAGGAGCTACTGCCTCATCCTGCAAAGAGACAGGGTCCATAGGAATTAATGGAACCTGAAATGGGATCCCTGGATGTCCCGGTGGCCCTGCTGGCCCCTGAGGCCCCAGTGGTCCGGGCAGTCCCCTTGGCCCTGGCTCCCCAGCTGGTCCCACTGAGCCTCTGATACCTGGTGGGCCCTGTGCCCCCTGTGGGCCAGACTGTCCATCTCTTCCAGGCAAACCGGCAGAACCTGGCTCGCCTTTACCTCCGGGAGGACCAGCCCGGCCTCCTGACCCCCGGGTGCCCTTGGACCCAGGGTTGCCAGTTTGGCCTGGTGGACCTTTTGACCCTGGATAACCCGGTAATCCTGGAATACCCTTCTCTCCTTTGGGTCCTTGTATCCCTGGACCACCCTTTtcccctttctctcctttttggCCAGGCTGACCAGATGACCCCTGAGATCCTCTGTCCCCTCTTGGCCCTCTGGGACCAGGGGGAcctgaaatacaaatattactAGTTAAAATTTACACCACTCCAGATTGACACCTCTAGTATGCGATAAATGTGAAGCTAAAACCAGCAGCAGTTAGCTTAGCTctttgctaagctaagctaactggctgctggctcaagcttcatatttactgtacTAGTCATGAGAGTGGTGTCGATCTCAACCAACTCAAGCAAGCAAATTATCCTATTTATTTGAAGCATATCCCTCACCCTGTAAAATAGTGAAGTTGGTTATTAGTTGCGAGTGCTTGGTGTCCACCAGTTTCATCTCCTCCATGACAATAGAAAGGTTGGTGACTTCCTTGTCCACACGGGCTGCCAGCTCTTCCTGCTGTGACCTCAGACCTGATGCTTCTGTCCTCACGTCCCTCACGCTACTGTTGAGGTTTAACAAGAAGTCAGAGTGACGGCCGACTGTCACGGAACAAGAGCGTAAGTCgttcaggttcaggttgatGGCGCCCAAGAGCTGCGTGGTGAAGCTGATATTGCCGGTCACGCGGTCCATAC
This region includes:
- the hacd1 gene encoding very-long-chain (3R)-3-hydroxyacyl-CoA dehydratase 1 translates to MASSEEDGTVEEKENNNKKRTKSAVATAWLTFYNIAMTAGWLVLAISMMRFYVQRGTHKGLYRSIARTLKFFQTFALVEVGHCAIGIVRTSVIVTGVQVCSRIFMVWFITNSIRQIQNEESVILFLVVWTVTEITRYSYYTFNLLHHLPYFIKWARYNLFIVLYPLGVVGELFTIYAALPFVRRSGMYSMRLPNKYNVSFDYYYCLIAVMLSYIPLFPQLFFHMLRQRRRVLHGEVIVEKDV
- the LOC128425683 gene encoding collectin-12 codes for the protein MKDDFADEEEVQSFGYKRFGIQEGTQCTKCKNEWALKTSIALLYVLCTLLTIAVAALGYKVVQRVDSVSEGIANYGGKIVAVETDLKKLDDQTGEKSENTTTEIHTFKNNIWTLQRQLAAVQEHIHSDQVKLSQLQNIGSDIQSTQGSIQGVQESNTATLRSVNGTLQSYGSIIESLQEDTVQLQAELTQQVRLQNQALFSISKLNLTQAQQRGLIGALQRSVDDTSQAIQKMRSDFQNLEQTSRQTRSDAEWLRGKVEKLETLASNASTLARANNDGLDDVGSQLTLMANQFQNTSSLAEAHDQTLREIMDQQRDFSNLTSTKFDRLEVRLDESEQSMDRVTGNISFTTQLLGAINLNLNDLRSCSVTVGRHSDFLLNLNSSVRDVRTEASGLRSQQEELAARVDKEVTNLSIVMEEMKLVDTKHSQLITNFTILQGPPGPRGPRGDRGSQGSSGQPGQKGEKGEKGGPGIQGPKGEKGIPGLPGYPGSKGPPGQTGNPGSKGTRGSGGRAGPPGGKGEPGSAGLPGRDGQSGPQGAQGPPGIRGSVGPAGEPGPRGLPGPLGPQGPAGPPGHPGIPFQVPLIPMDPVSLQDEAVAPTLWAPGCPAEWVNFRDKCYFFSKDLHSFDDARATCKSKSASLLIISDMEEQTWLQKQAFGKGYFWMGLTDREEESVWRWLDGTQPAFTKWKPGQPDNWGHGHETGEDCAGLIHEGLWNDFLCEDLISFICEMEAEALLLRSPGS